A genomic segment from Candidatus Hydrogenedentota bacterium encodes:
- a CDS encoding HAMP domain-containing sensor histidine kinase → MSNQEQSGQLHFAALMAHQLRSPLDAALSQMEILLEGYAGKLTAEQRDLLERVRQRCREAMDAGNRVLAIARAAESTEPPSSVADLARAVRNAERQYAGAAIRRKIQVRCDTPVEPVWVRASEDELSEVCHALLNNAFKYTPDHGHVRLSVAPGEDTKRVRFTVEDSGIGIPESEREAVFRPFVRTQNVSGSSTPGVGLGLPFVHAMIGRAGGRVWAERSDLG, encoded by the coding sequence ATGAGCAATCAGGAACAGTCAGGCCAACTCCATTTCGCGGCGCTGATGGCGCATCAATTGCGGTCACCGTTGGATGCGGCGTTGTCGCAGATGGAGATTCTTCTCGAGGGGTACGCGGGGAAACTGACGGCGGAGCAGCGGGACCTGCTCGAGCGGGTGCGGCAGCGGTGCCGCGAGGCCATGGACGCGGGGAACCGTGTGCTGGCCATTGCGCGCGCGGCGGAATCGACGGAGCCGCCGTCGTCGGTGGCGGATCTTGCCCGGGCGGTGCGAAACGCGGAACGGCAGTACGCGGGCGCGGCCATCCGGCGGAAGATACAGGTCAGGTGCGATACGCCCGTCGAACCGGTGTGGGTGCGCGCGAGCGAAGATGAGCTGTCGGAAGTATGCCACGCGTTGCTCAACAACGCGTTCAAGTACACGCCCGATCACGGCCACGTGCGTCTCAGCGTCGCCCCGGGTGAGGATACCAAACGTGTGCGGTTTACCGTCGAGGATTCTGGCATCGGAATCCCGGAGTCGGAGCGCGAGGCGGTATTTCGGCCCTTCGTGCGCACGCAAAACGTTTCGGGCTCTTCGACCCCGGGCGTAGGTTTGGGGTTGCCCTTTGTGCACGCGATGATTGGCCGTGCCGGGGGCCGCGTGTGGGCGGAGCGGTCTGATTTGGGCG